The DNA sequence TTAACAATATTAGCTTGGAAGGTTTTCCAACCATTCGCATTGTTGTAAATACACCTCTAGACCCCCAAAGATCTTTAAAAGAAACTTCTTTGAGATTACTTAGCTGATAAGATTTTTTTAATAAGAGTGTTACCATTGATTGTTAAAAATGATTCTGGGTGAAATTGAAATCCATAAACTTTATCAACGTTATTTTCTATAGACATTGCAGAACCTGAAATAGCACATCTCATAGTTATATCAAAATTTTTTGCCTTAAAAGGCTCTTTTAGTTTTAATGAATGATATCTTCCTACTTTAAAAATTTGACCTTTTTTAAATAACTTACTCTGTTTATTAACTATGACATTGGATTGAAAACCATGATAAATTTTATTTTGTTCAACTATTTTTCCTCCTTCAGAAAATAAGATTTGTTGAAATCCTAAACAAATTCCTATTATTTTTTTTTTACCTTTAAATTTTTTATAAATTTTAGTTGTTAAAGGATAATCTTTTGGTGAACCTGGACCTGGTGATAGTAATATTGTTGAAGCTTTGTGAAGTTTAGAATAATTAATTTCATTAAAATCACTGCACTCAACTTCATCAAATATAGAAAGTTGATGTACTACATTGTGAGTAAATGAATCTTTATGATCAATCACATAAATCATTTAAATAAATCTATTAATGCTTTTGCCTTTATATAATTTTCATTGAATTCATGTTTGGCATTACTATCCACAACAACTCCTGAGGCTACGGAAATTTCTGATGTATTTTTATAATTTAAAATTGATCTAATAATAATATTAAATCTCATATCTCCATTAAATTTCATATAACCAAAACTTCCTGTGTAAATATTTCTGTTTTCTTTTTCTTGGTTATTTAAAAGATTTAGAGTGCTTATTTTAGGACAGCCTATTACTGATCCTCCAGGCATCATTGCTTTAATTATATCAATGTTTTTAACACTCTTTTTTAATATTCCTTTAATTAAAGTAACATAGTGATAAAGATCCTTATACTCTTCAACAGTTTTCTCTTTAATAATTTTTACACTTCCTGGATTACAAATTTTTGAAAGATCACTTCTTTCCATATCTACAATCATATTGTGTTCTTTGGTTTCTTTAATATTTCTTCTAAAAAAACTTAACGCTTTATTTTTGTTAAGATTTCTATTTTTTCTAAGTGTTCCAGCAATTGGTTTTGTTGAAATATTTAGTCCTTTTTTATCAATCAATGTTTCAGGTGAACAACTTACTATAGAGTAATTCTTATCTCTTATCATAAAAGCTTCTGGAGACGCATTAACTTTCATTAATTTCCAAAAAAAGTTGATAGGATCTATATCTGATTTATTTTTGTATTTAGTACAAATTTTAATTTGGTATGTTTCCCCTTGTCTAATTTTTTTTGAAAAAACATTAAAAATTTTTTCATACTTTTTGAAATCAATATTTAATTTAAAAGGTGATAATATTTTTGTAGCTTTAAAGCTGCTGTTAAACTTTTGTTTCTTAACTTTAGAAAATATTGAAATTTTTTTTCTAATTTTTATTACTGTTTCAGGTTTATAAAACGCACCTTTATAAAAATTTAATTTTTTTTGTTTTTTTATTTTTAATCCAAGCAAATTACATAAAATTTCATAGCCAAAAAAACCAATAAACATATCAGTTTCTGATTTTTTTTTTGATTTATTAAAATTGTTTAAATAATTATTAATATTTTTATTTGTTAAAATAATTTTTTTAGAAAAATCAGTATAAATATTATACCCACCACTTACCTTGTAGATAATCATGGGTTTATCTGATTGATAAAGATCCTCTAAATAAGGATTAAATTTATGCCGGTTGAGTTCTTTCAATTGCTTTTTCATTAATAGGCAAATGTATCAAACCTGCAAAAATTGATAATGCGATAGATCCGTACCATGCATAATCAAAATTTCCTGTAAGTTCATAAAAAACTCCACTTAAATATGCTCCTAAGAATGATCCAAATTGATGACTCACAAATACAATACCATAAAGCATACCCACATACTTTGTTCCAAATATGTGAGCAACTATCCCGTTAGTTGGTGGAACAGTAGAAAGCCACAAGAAACCAAAAGTAATACCAAATATTATTGAATTAATTACACTTGGAGGAAAAGAAATAAAAACAATTATAGAGACACCTCTTAATAGATAAATTGCACTTAATAAATATTTTTTACTATATTTAGTTGCCAGATAACCACTCACAATAGTTCCTACCATATTAAAAAGTCCTATTAATGAAAGAACAGTTGTTGCACACCAGTCAGGCAAACCTTTGTCTACCATATAAGTTGGTATATGTGTTGCCACTAGTGCTATGTGCCATCCACATACAAAAAATCCTAAAGTTAAATAAATAAAACTTTTATTATTAAGTGCTTCTTTTAAAGCCTCTCTCGCAGTTTGATTGTTATTATCTTTAACGCCAACAGGAGTTTTTGGAGTACTAACAAACAATGAAACGATTAGTCCTAGTCCCAATAAAAAACAGAAGTAAAGCATTGTGCTCTCCCAACCATTTTCAACAAGAGAATAACTTACAATTAAAGGTGAAACAAAATAACCAAAAGAACCTGCACTTGTGACTATTCCTGTGGCCATTGTCCTTCTAGATGCTGGATAATGTTTAGCTACAACAGAAACAGGTATACTGATTGCTGTAGATCCTAAGCCTACACCTATTAAAATACCTATTGTATAAATAAAATTAACACCAGTATTAAAACCCAAATAAAAAAGAAAAACTCCTAATAAATAAAAAAAGAAACCAATGAAAATAGCAATATTACCTCCGTACTTATCTGTAATAACTCCAAACAGAGGATTGAAAGCGCCCCATAAAAATAATTGCAAACCCATTGCAAAACCAAATTGAGAAATAGTGATGTCAAGATCTGTAGAGAAATCAAAATAAAACAAACCAAATGTTTGTCTAATTCCAAGAGATATAATTACAACTAAGCAACATGCAATGAGTGTAACCATTGCTGTTTTGGTTGGAAAAAAATTATTCACAGTTTACTTTAAATGTTTCATTGACTGCTTAATATCAGCGATAAGGTCTTCTGGATCCTCTAAACCAATATGCAGTCTAACTATGTACTCGTTTTTTGCTAATTTAAGATAACTTCTGTTTCCTTGTTCTCTAACATTTTGATGTAATGCTAAACTTTCAAAACCTCCCCAACTATAACCGTGACCAAATAATTTTAAATTATTTACAAATTTAACAACTGCTTTTTCACTTTTAGCTTTAATTCTTAAACCCATTAAACCTGAAGCACCTGAATAATATTTCTTCCACATTCTAAAATTGTAAGAATCTTTTTTGTAAGGATACAATAATTTTATATTTTTAAATTTAGATAAAAATTCTGCTACTTTTTTTGCATTTTCTCTATGTCTATCTAATCTTACATCTAAAGTTCTTAATCCTCTTGTAATTAAATAAGCATCATCAGGTCCTAATCTTAAACCTGTAACTCTTTCAGTTGCTTTAACTTTAGGAAAAACTTTTTTATTTACTGCTAGACTTCCACCCATTACATCAGAGTGACCTGAGTAATATTTTGTTGCTGAAACGATTGCCATATCAAAACCAAGTTTAATAGGTTTTAAAAAATATGGAGTTCCCCATGTATTATCAATTGCTGTTAAAATTTTATGTTTTTTTGCAATGGAGACAATCTTCCCTAAATCTTGAAAATCAAAAGTGTTACTTCCTGGGTTTTCCACAAAAATTAATTTTGTTTTTTTGGTAATTGCTTTTTCTAGTGTTTTAAGATCATGTGGATCATAAAAGGTTGTTTTAATATTAAATTCTTTTAAAAAATCTTGTGTCAAAAGTCTTGTTGGACTGTAAACTGGGTCAGCTGCAATAATTTCATCACCAGGTCTTGTAACACTGAAGATTGCAAGGAATACCGCTCCAAACCCAGTAGGTGTTAAAAAAGTAAAATAACTTTCTTCAAGTTTAGATAAAATTTGCTGCAAAATATGAGTCGTAGAAGTTCCTTGTCTGCCATAATCAAAATGTCCACCTGTTGGGTTTTTTTTTGCCTTGTCTTGAGTTTTTCTAATATCTTGCATCGATTTGAAAATAATCGTTGATGCTCGTACAATTGGTGGATTAACAGACTGATTGTGAAAATC is a window from the Candidatus Pelagibacter ubique HIMB140 genome containing:
- a CDS encoding aminodeoxychorismate/anthranilate synthase component II yields the protein MIYVIDHKDSFTHNVVHQLSIFDEVECSDFNEINYSKLHKASTILLSPGPGSPKDYPLTTKIYKKFKGKKKIIGICLGFQQILFSEGGKIVEQNKIYHGFQSNVIVNKQSKLFKKGQIFKVGRYHSLKLKEPFKAKNFDITMRCAISGSAMSIENNVDKVYGFQFHPESFLTINGNTLIKKILSAK
- a CDS encoding chorismate-binding protein encodes the protein MKKQLKELNRHKFNPYLEDLYQSDKPMIIYKVSGGYNIYTDFSKKIILTNKNINNYLNNFNKSKKKSETDMFIGFFGYEILCNLLGLKIKKQKKLNFYKGAFYKPETVIKIRKKISIFSKVKKQKFNSSFKATKILSPFKLNIDFKKYEKIFNVFSKKIRQGETYQIKICTKYKNKSDIDPINFFWKLMKVNASPEAFMIRDKNYSIVSCSPETLIDKKGLNISTKPIAGTLRKNRNLNKNKALSFFRRNIKETKEHNMIVDMERSDLSKICNPGSVKIIKEKTVEEYKDLYHYVTLIKGILKKSVKNIDIIKAMMPGGSVIGCPKISTLNLLNNQEKENRNIYTGSFGYMKFNGDMRFNIIIRSILNYKNTSEISVASGVVVDSNAKHEFNENYIKAKALIDLFK
- a CDS encoding MFS transporter, whose translation is MNNFFPTKTAMVTLIACCLVVIISLGIRQTFGLFYFDFSTDLDITISQFGFAMGLQLFLWGAFNPLFGVITDKYGGNIAIFIGFFFYLLGVFLFYLGFNTGVNFIYTIGILIGVGLGSTAISIPVSVVAKHYPASRRTMATGIVTSAGSFGYFVSPLIVSYSLVENGWESTMLYFCFLLGLGLIVSLFVSTPKTPVGVKDNNNQTAREALKEALNNKSFIYLTLGFFVCGWHIALVATHIPTYMVDKGLPDWCATTVLSLIGLFNMVGTIVSGYLATKYSKKYLLSAIYLLRGVSIIVFISFPPSVINSIIFGITFGFLWLSTVPPTNGIVAHIFGTKYVGMLYGIVFVSHQFGSFLGAYLSGVFYELTGNFDYAWYGSIALSIFAGLIHLPINEKAIERTQPA
- a CDS encoding trans-sulfuration enzyme family protein, with protein sequence MSNSFKTFLKHTAKDFHNQSVNPPIVRASTIIFKSMQDIRKTQDKAKKNPTGGHFDYGRQGTSTTHILQQILSKLEESYFTFLTPTGFGAVFLAIFSVTRPGDEIIAADPVYSPTRLLTQDFLKEFNIKTTFYDPHDLKTLEKAITKKTKLIFVENPGSNTFDFQDLGKIVSIAKKHKILTAIDNTWGTPYFLKPIKLGFDMAIVSATKYYSGHSDVMGGSLAVNKKVFPKVKATERVTGLRLGPDDAYLITRGLRTLDVRLDRHRENAKKVAEFLSKFKNIKLLYPYKKDSYNFRMWKKYYSGASGLMGLRIKAKSEKAVVKFVNNLKLFGHGYSWGGFESLALHQNVREQGNRSYLKLAKNEYIVRLHIGLEDPEDLIADIKQSMKHLK